The following proteins come from a genomic window of Paucimonas lemoignei:
- the gcvA_11 gene encoding LysR family transcriptional regulator, whose translation MPPTPTPAASTQAALHGDLPPLLTLRAFEAVARHLSFVNAARELSVTQSALSHQVHKLETYLECRLFIRRTRAIELTEAGRSYQLQIRQALENIAGATRIIRQPAAAPQVLRIGLLASFATMWLAPRLPGFISANPDIRLELAPSYELADVAGGEVHLAIRYGKGGWPGVNGLRLMNERLFPVCSPQYKAQWLEAQHDANHEGLAPGPLLTAQAAVPFEWLDWARQLRNDISQVPSLMLHDYNIVVEAAVAGQGIAMGRERLIRRRLQEGSLVRLLPDALYEGDIGYWLVTDNNPLDSAAQRFADWLIMMCREDD comes from the coding sequence GTGCCCCCTACCCCGACCCCAGCCGCTTCGACACAAGCGGCGCTGCATGGTGACCTGCCACCCTTGCTCACCCTGCGCGCGTTTGAAGCGGTTGCGCGGCATCTGAGCTTCGTCAATGCGGCCCGCGAACTGTCCGTGACCCAAAGCGCCCTGAGTCATCAGGTGCACAAGCTTGAAACCTATCTCGAATGCCGACTGTTCATCCGTCGCACCCGCGCCATCGAACTGACCGAAGCTGGCCGCAGTTACCAGTTGCAGATTCGTCAGGCGCTGGAAAACATTGCCGGAGCCACACGCATTATTCGCCAGCCCGCAGCAGCGCCCCAGGTTCTGCGCATCGGTCTGCTGGCCTCTTTCGCGACGATGTGGCTGGCTCCGCGTCTGCCGGGTTTCATCTCGGCCAACCCGGATATCCGGCTCGAACTGGCGCCGTCCTACGAACTTGCCGACGTGGCAGGCGGTGAGGTCCACCTGGCTATCCGCTACGGCAAGGGTGGCTGGCCCGGCGTCAATGGTCTGCGTCTGATGAATGAACGCCTGTTCCCCGTGTGCAGCCCCCAGTACAAAGCCCAATGGCTGGAGGCGCAGCATGATGCCAACCACGAGGGCCTCGCGCCCGGCCCGCTGCTCACTGCCCAGGCGGCCGTCCCTTTCGAATGGCTTGACTGGGCCCGACAGCTGCGTAACGACATCAGCCAGGTTCCGAGCCTGATGCTGCACGACTACAACATCGTGGTGGAGGCAGCAGTCGCCGGTCAGGGCATAGCAATGGGTCGCGAGCGCCTGATCCGGCGACGTTTGCAGGAAGGCTCGTTGGTCCGGCTCCTGCCCGACGCCCTCTATGAAGGGGACATCGGCTACTGGCTGGTAACCGACAACAATCCGCTGGACAGCGCAGCGCAGCGCTTTGCCGACTGGTTGATCATGATGTGCCGCGAGGATGATTGA
- a CDS encoding endoribonuclease L-PSP, which yields MTDSLLERIAKLDLQLPTPDGPAGNYVSTAISQNMLYVSGQIPMQEGRPAYVGRVGEALSEEQGAAAAQLAALGLLAQLQTVIGDDLSKLVRVVRLGVFVACPTDFTRQGAVANGASNLLVSVLGEAGRHVRTSVGVSSLPAGVPVEADAIFELRP from the coding sequence ATGACTGACAGCCTGCTTGAACGAATCGCGAAACTGGACCTGCAACTCCCAACCCCGGACGGCCCGGCGGGTAATTACGTCAGCACCGCGATCAGCCAGAACATGCTGTATGTGTCGGGGCAAATCCCGATGCAAGAGGGTCGGCCTGCCTATGTCGGTCGCGTCGGAGAAGCCCTGAGCGAAGAACAAGGCGCAGCCGCTGCACAACTGGCAGCACTGGGCCTGCTCGCCCAGCTACAGACGGTGATCGGCGACGATCTGTCAAAACTGGTGCGTGTGGTGCGGCTCGGTGTGTTTGTCGCCTGCCCCACTGATTTCACCCGCCAGGGTGCCGTAGCCAATGGCGCTTCGAATCTGCTGGTCAGCGTGCTGGGTGAAGCAGGTCGCCATGTGCGCACCTCGGTAGGCGTTTCGAGCCTGCCCGCCGGAGTGCCAGTTGAAGCGGATGCCATTTTCGAGTTGAGACCATGA